The sequence below is a genomic window from Babesia bigemina genome assembly Bbig001, chromosome : II.
TATCGTAGTCACATTAAAGAGCAGACCTCATACTGCGCTGTCACACACGCGAACAATGTGCTCTGTATTGTGTTACATTGCTCAGTTGTATTTATTGCGAATCCTTTTCTCCACGCCCTATAAGGTTACAGTGGGCGTAAGTTTCAGCATCAATAGTTTGACATCAAATATGTCCGGCAATCAACGCCATCAGCGTGCAGGGAGTTCGATTCTAGCATGAGAGATCATCGACCCATGTCATTCGTAGCATCTACAGACTCTAGATCAAGAGGACATGGTAAATGTCACGGTAGCGCCTGTTCAACAGTTGACAGACACAACGATAAAATGTAGAGCACTTGATAAAATACAGCCTAGAAATAGTTATGTCGAAAATGAGGGATGAGTTACGACTGACGATGCGATATTCGTTGGTCAGAATCGCTTCAGGCTCTGAAGCAGCCATAATGCCGAAGCATTTGTCGAGAAACCATCTCCACGAGTCAAACTGTCGAAGGTAAGACTTAAAGTGATGCTAGATGTCTAAACATGGAAAATAGTGATATATTGGTGAATCCATTGGCTGCTTGCTCTAACGAAGAGGTTAGTATCTCGAATGAAAACAGTATTTCGAGGAGCGTGAAGCCGAACGTTTCAAATGTGCCAAAGGCTGAAGGACGCCCATTTGCTCAGCGCTTCACAAGATGTTCGACCGGAATCACCCGTCTCATTGCAGGCGGTTGCAACAGGGAAAACCATTCGGTGAAGCGAGGCGTTGTCACTTGGATAACAAATCAGTAAAAGATTTGGGTTCACGTATTACCGACGAGCAGACGGATTAAATGCTGATTATTGCGCTATATAATGATAACGTGGCAGTTCGTCTACAATGACGCCTCGCAAATGATTGCGGGTATCGACAATCATAATGAGTTCCTATGGCCGGCCTACGGAAGGAGCACTTCGCTTCATCCTATCCATAGCCATCCGTCAGCCTAATATCGTCACGCCGCTATGTTTTCATATTAACCATATTTATCATACGAATACCGCTATCGATCTTAATACGGTAGTTTTTATCTTCTCGCGTGACGCTGAGCACTGAGCAACGAGGAGCTCAATACCTTTAGTTTCTGACACAACGTAACGTGATACCATATATTTTTGTGAAATGAATAACTCGGTTACACGTCAGAGGCACCTGACTGTACGGTAAATCCACAGTTACCCAATGTGTAATGCATCGTCGACACCGGCTTTCGTGAAGCATTTCTAATTATGCGCAAGGTTACATGGCAAATACCCACACAAAATACACACTTCCATATATCGTTCTGTACTTATATGGTTCGGTGACTGATGTATCGCATTCCCCAATTGCCGCCGCCTTCCAGGTAGGTTGTTCATCGCCGTTCAGGGTTGGTTAAAATGGCAGACGATAAGGCTGCCTTAGCGGAGGATACAAACCCGTGCAAATGTATCTTCAATATTAGATGCATCAGCAAGAACTGTGACGAATGCGATAAAGGTTTCAGCTGTCCGTGCCGATGTTGTCAAAATAATTTTACGAGAGGTCTACTGATCCTTCTTGCATTAGGTGGAGGCTTGGCGTGTATTCTGCTACTCCTAATGGCCATATGCCACATGATCGGCAGCCGGACATGGCCTTTCCACAAAATCCACGACCTCATCTATGGTCTTCCAGACATTTACGACCCCTACGTGCGCGATCCGCCTAAGGGCACGTATTAGTCGGACCACTGCACTCAGTACTTTCATATCGCAACAGCCATCATTGTAATGTAGTAAAATTTATCCCCATCGTGTTTCCACATCGCGGCTCTGGAGATACTGAACGTTGTGGCTTCCAACATACCCAAACATTCTCTGCAACAACCGCCAGCGGCATTGAACTGTCAACAAAACACATCTGTATCCATGTAACTGCGTATTGAAAGGGCATCAGATTGGTCTAAGCAAAGACATTGTCGCGAAACGGCTGACACTTTGCAAGGCAGTATTCCGGCAGGGGGTGCATAATACCACATCTACGAAAACAACCGACCACATCATCAGGCGTGTTAAGCGCGAACGAACTACACATCATCGGGTTACTGCACTACCGTGACCCATTCGGCCACCCAATCCGTTTCGACAACTTCACGATGGAGCGAGGATCACAACTGAGCGGCCCACCCATGTTGCAAACCGTACGACCACCTGGCATATACATTTACACCCACGATAAAGAAAAGCTCACTGACGCATTTAGCGCGTTTCTAAGTATTACTCCGAAAGTGTTGAAGTTCAGAACTTCAGCTTGTGCGGGTACATGCCGCTGCGGAGCGTGAACCTGGTCTTGAGGTACTGGCAGAGAATCGGCGAGTTTTTAAGGAAGGGTGCGAGCACGCCATCAACCTTGTCTTGCTTGTCCTTGATCTTCTGCTTGGTTTCCTCGGCGACCTTTTCGGCGTCGGCGTTGTCGACGAACATGGCGCCCTTGTTGCGCTTCTTGCGTTCCTTGAATTCCGCCATCCTGGTTTCCTTGGTCTTTCCGAAGGACTCGTCGGTGAGGGAAGCAACGGCCTCCTCAACGGCGGCCTGGCAACGCGAGCCTCCGACCTCTTCCATTTCGAAAATGTTGGTGGAGGTGGCGATCACGTAGCGCGGGTTGACCCTTCTGAGCGGCACACCGTTGAAAAGGAAGGGTCCGGTGACCAAGAGGAGGCCGCTCTCCTTGAATACCTTGAGGAGGATGACGCGCTTGCCCTTGTAGCTGCCGCTGAGGAGGATGAGGATGGCTCCGGGCTTGAGGGTGGGCCTGATCTTAGGCAGGCTGGCGAACTCGCGTCCGACGGTCTTCATTTCACCATCGGCGGTGAGCACCCTCTTACGGCGATTGAGGCGGATCTGCGGCCTCTGGGTCTTGGGTTGGTGCGTCATCTTGACGGGCGGCTGGATTCCTACAAGGCTATGAGCGGTATTCAGAGATGCAAACACTGTGAAGTCGGTCTACCGACTTGTTACGTGACCGCTGCGCTAATCAAATGGCAGTACCGCGGCGCTCCGGCGTGAGGTTTCGCACGGCCGTTGTGCGGCATGGCCTCGCCTACCACATTCGGCTCCTGTGTACCGTACACTGGGCTCAATCCATGCGCCAACAGCCGGAAGTAATACACAGTAGCGAATCGGCCGTCACGAGCCAGCCGATTAGCCGCGGTATGCCGTTGAGCGCGTGTCGGAATCCTGTGATCCACCCACCTTACGATATATCTGAGGAACGACGGTATTTCGTGCTCCCACGGTGCCGCTCGGAGTTAATCCAAACGCGGATAATGTTCTATGGACGTGCCCTGTGTGATTGCTGTGTGGTTTCGCGTTTTCTGCGGTCCTGTGTAGTCGATGCCCCATTCGGGCGTCGCGTGCCCCGGAGGCCGGGCGCAACGGCAGATGGCCAGCGCAGCAGCCGTATGCGCCGGATATAATATTCGAAATGTCGAGTGTTACAATTGGCGTGCCATAGTCATTTGAGAGCCGTGGACATCTAGGTGTGGCGGATATTTGTGGCCTACCAACCCGGCACACTGTTTTGCCTCGACATTAGCGACACAAATTCCGAGCTGGCATATCGCCACATTTGTATAATAGCGGTGTTATTGACATATAGTGTGCTCGCCGCCTGAATCACTTAACGAGGTGAGCTCTTCTCGGCGCCCATGTCTAGCGGCGTCCACTTTATAGGAACACGTACTGAGCACCCGTCGTCGTTCAACCTATTTGGCATCGCGTGCTTGTACAAATAGGCTATTCTCCCGGTGCGACAGCGCAACCGGTGAGGTGTGCCACTCACACCCCGTTTCCGCAATTGCGAACCAAAACCGTTGCAGACACGTTCCTATGCGAATCGCATTGGTATTTTAGACACTCGTTTCAGTTTTAACGCACGTCCGGTTATGCCCGCAAGTCGTGATATTTGTGTGGCACTCGCCGCTTCTCGGCGAGGTCGGTTTGGCCCCCCTGCGCTCACTCCACATTAAACCGCTCATTGGTTTGGCATTTCAGGTGACACACAGCTACTTAGCGCCTACGGCACCAGTCAGACAAGCTATTCTTGCGAAAATGGTAGGTTGTGCGTCAGCGGCTGCCGCCTTGACGTCGCTCACACACCTGCAGAAAGTGATCGGCGTTGACTTCAACGATCTCGGTACGAAgaatgtcctcgctgccgcccAATTTTTGGGTGTGGCCTACGACTTCCAGCTGTCCAAGGgctcctgctgcagctctgAGGGCAAGAAGGACGAGTTCAGCGAGGTGAAGCCCTGCGTGAGCGTTGAGCTCTGCGGCGGCCTGGGCGCTTTCTGCGGCTCCATCTCCATCTGCCGCCACATGATGGAGCAGAAGAAGAAGGGTGACTCCCCCGCTGAGTTGTTCGCACGCAGCGACGCCACCTCGTGGATGGAGTTCTTCTACGACCGCTTCGACGTCGGCAGCCGCTGCCAGGCCGTTACTCAGGTCGATGCCTCCAGCACGTCTGAGCTCGCCAAGTGCCTGAGGGCCACTGACGCGTTCCTTCTTAGCCGCACCTTCTTGGTTGGCGAGAGCCTTTCCGTCGCTGACATTGTCTGCGCCGTGACTGTGAAGCACCTGGTGTCCATCGGCAAGCTTGAGGCTGGCTACTTGAGGACTGGTCTTCGTAACTTGTCTCGTCTGATCCGCACTGTCGAGGCCAGCGACGCCTTCGTGAACTACGAGAAGAAGCTCGCGTCCCTCCAGAGCGGCAGCGCCTCCGAGAGCTCGTTCGTGTTGGACACGTGGAAGAAGACGTACAGCAACTGCAAGGGTGACCTCGAGAAGGAGGTGATGCCGTGGCTGTGGAGCAACCACGACGCCGAGAACTGGAGCTTCTACTTCATGAAGTACAACAAGCTCGACGACGAGTGCCAGTCCGACATCACCACCTCCAACATGCTTAGCGGCTTCTTGCAGCGTTTCGAGCCTGACTTCCGCCGCATCTCCTTCGGTGTCATCAACGTGATGGGCTCTGGCAACTGCTACGACATTATGGGTGTCTGGCTCATCAAGGGCACTGAGCTCCCTCCCAGCGTGACCGAGCACCCGTCGTTCGAGTTCCAGACCTTCACCAAGCTCGACGTGAACAACGAGGCCCACCGCAGGATGATCACCGACTACTTCTGCGCCGAGGACTCCATCAACGGTGTGGCCATTGCCGACGCCAAGGTCTGGAAGTGAGCCTTACCATCCCCAGATACATGCCCTAATATCACTTGCGCATCAAGGTACACGATTTCCCTGCGTATTATCATAAGTATTAGCGTGGCAGCCACTCCGTGTGGCTCTAGAGCAATTGTGGCATGTGAGGTGTTTGGGCGATGTCGGATTCCGTGTTGTATGAAATGCACGTGATTTCATACACAACATCTGTTTCAACGCTCAGACAGCATCTGGTACAACAGAAACATTGAAATACAACAATGTTGAGATTTCTACGACGCGCTGCTTTGGCGCGCCCAGGTGTCAATCGTCATCCACTTCAATAACGGTGTCGTCGCCGGAGAGGTCGATGACGACTGATGCATCTTTGAAACCAGTTTCAAGGG
It includes:
- a CDS encoding ribosomal protein L6e, putative, with protein sequence MTHQPKTQRPQIRLNRRKRVLTADGEMKTVGREFASLPKIRPTLKPGAILILLSGSYKGKRVILLKVFKESGLLLVTGPFLFNGVPLRRVNPRYVIATSTNIFEMEEVGGSRCQAAVEEAVASLTDESFGKTKETRMAEFKERKKRNKGAMFVDNADAEKVAEETKQKIKDKQDKVDGVLAPFLKNSPILCQYLKTRFTLRSGMYPHKLKF
- a CDS encoding GST/eEF1-gamma domain containg protein,putative; translated protein: MVGCASAAAALTSLTHLQKVIGVDFNDLGTKNVLAAAQFLGVAYDFQLSKGSCCSSEGKKDEFSEVKPCVSVELCGGLGAFCGSISICRHMMEQKKKGDSPAELFARSDATSWMEFFYDRFDVGSRCQAVTQVDASSTSELAKCLRATDAFLLSRTFLVGESLSVADIVCAVTVKHLVSIGKLEAGYLRTGLRNLSRLIRTVEASDAFVNYEKKLASLQSGSASESSFVLDTWKKTYSNCKGDLEKEVMPWLWSNHDAENWSFYFMKYNKLDDECQSDITTSNMLSGFLQRFEPDFRRISFGVINVMGSGNCYDIMGVWLIKGTELPPSVTEHPSFEFQTFTKLDVNNEAHRRMITDYFCAEDSINGVAIADAKVWK